In Saccharothrix violaceirubra, the following are encoded in one genomic region:
- the flgK gene encoding flagellar hook-associated protein FlgK, with product MSTFAGIGAALSALTTNRRGLEVTGQNIANANTEGYSRQRLNTEPAGTMAPGRWARASNFEGGVNVTSIARLRDSYLESRGHVEHERQASATGRLEVLSEVQTVFNEPGGTGLQAKLGELWAGFADLADNPGDLGARTQLLTRAKDVATALNSGAGELSDQFSAQRAAMTDTTADINTKAARLADLNDAVRRARQSGGTGNELADQRDLLVMNLVEATGAKAVTAADGSVGLSLGGGWLVQGATARAVDPAGATTLSGQSANPVGLVWQDTGTAVSGVGGAMGATLSGLNNTLPDYAAELDKVASALTTSVNTVHTAAFTKAGVAGGAFFSGTTAAGISVAITNPADIAASGSATKALDGSAADKLSELANSATGADVAYRTAVSKIGIEANSAKTVLNTQTAVTDTIDSARASESGVNLDEELTAMLTYQRSYEAAAKVMSAIDSMLDTMINRMGA from the coding sequence ATGAGCACCTTCGCCGGGATCGGCGCCGCCCTGAGCGCGCTCACCACGAACCGCCGCGGCCTGGAAGTGACCGGGCAGAACATCGCCAACGCGAACACCGAGGGCTACTCCCGGCAGCGGCTCAACACCGAGCCCGCGGGCACCATGGCACCCGGTCGGTGGGCGCGGGCGTCCAATTTCGAGGGTGGCGTCAACGTCACGTCCATCGCCCGTCTGCGGGACTCCTACCTGGAGTCGCGCGGCCACGTCGAGCACGAGCGCCAGGCGTCCGCCACCGGACGCCTCGAAGTGCTTTCCGAGGTCCAGACCGTCTTCAACGAGCCCGGCGGCACGGGCCTGCAGGCCAAGCTCGGCGAGCTGTGGGCGGGTTTCGCCGACCTCGCCGACAACCCCGGCGACCTCGGCGCGCGCACCCAGTTGCTGACGCGGGCCAAGGACGTGGCCACGGCGCTCAACTCCGGCGCGGGCGAGCTGTCCGACCAGTTCTCGGCCCAGCGCGCGGCGATGACCGACACCACCGCCGACATCAACACCAAGGCCGCCCGGCTGGCCGACCTCAACGACGCGGTGCGCCGCGCCCGCCAGTCCGGCGGCACCGGCAACGAGCTGGCCGACCAGCGCGACCTGCTGGTGATGAACCTGGTCGAGGCGACCGGCGCGAAGGCCGTCACCGCGGCCGACGGCTCGGTGGGCCTGAGCCTGGGCGGCGGCTGGCTGGTGCAGGGCGCGACCGCGCGAGCCGTCGATCCGGCCGGTGCCACGACGCTGTCCGGCCAGTCCGCGAACCCGGTCGGCCTGGTCTGGCAGGACACCGGCACGGCGGTGAGCGGCGTGGGCGGTGCCATGGGCGCCACGCTGTCCGGCCTGAACAACACCTTGCCCGACTACGCAGCCGAGCTGGACAAGGTCGCCTCCGCGCTGACCACGTCGGTCAACACCGTCCACACCGCCGCGTTCACCAAGGCGGGCGTCGCGGGCGGCGCGTTCTTCAGCGGCACCACCGCCGCGGGCATCTCCGTGGCCATCACGAACCCGGCCGACATCGCCGCCTCCGGCAGTGCGACCAAGGCGTTGGACGGCAGCGCGGCCGACAAGCTGTCCGAACTCGCGAACTCGGCCACGGGCGCCGACGTGGCGTACCGGACCGCGGTGTCCAAGATCGGCATCGAGGCGAACTCGGCGAAGACGGTCCTGAACACCCAGACCGCCGTCACCGACACCATCGACTCGGCCCGCGCCAGCGAGTCGGGCGTCAACCTCGACGAGGAACTCACCGCGATGCTCACCTACCAGCGGTCCTACGAGGCCGCCGCGAAGGTCATGAGCGCGATCGACTCCATGCTCGACACCATGATCAACCGAATGGGTGCG